A genomic stretch from Erysipelothrix sp. HDW6C includes:
- a CDS encoding ABC transporter ATP-binding protein, which yields MSEKILSLNNITKRYGKQLALDNVNITINKGDIYGLIGRNGAGKTTIMKIATGLAQQTSGDIVLLNSKPSNSKVLERIGAVIEAPVAYKDLDAYQNMKVACELKGISDKTLIEEALTIVNLGDTGKKKFRQFSLGMKQRLGIAMALVSKPDFLILDEPINGLDPIAIVEFRGILERINKEYNTTILISSHILTELYHVSTRFGFIHNGRMIEEVEKSVLDQKFNATLILKTVNPGLAATVLMDLGITTYTVVSGNEIHIHTTLTSAELNKCFVQNDVPVDMLAVRENNLENYYTDLIKNIEEN from the coding sequence ATGAGTGAAAAAATACTATCATTAAACAACATTACAAAACGTTACGGAAAACAACTTGCATTAGACAACGTCAACATCACGATAAATAAAGGGGATATTTATGGGTTGATAGGACGCAATGGTGCGGGTAAGACAACAATCATGAAGATTGCGACAGGACTAGCACAACAAACATCGGGTGATATTGTTCTTCTGAATTCGAAACCTTCAAACTCAAAAGTATTAGAAAGAATTGGCGCAGTTATTGAAGCCCCAGTAGCCTATAAAGACTTGGATGCTTATCAAAATATGAAGGTTGCCTGTGAACTGAAAGGGATTAGTGATAAAACACTGATCGAAGAAGCGCTGACAATCGTAAATCTTGGGGATACGGGCAAGAAAAAATTCCGTCAATTTTCCTTGGGAATGAAACAAAGGTTGGGAATTGCAATGGCACTTGTTAGCAAACCGGACTTCTTAATACTGGATGAGCCAATCAATGGACTTGATCCAATCGCAATCGTAGAGTTCCGCGGAATTCTTGAGCGAATTAACAAAGAATATAACACGACAATTCTTATTTCCAGTCACATTCTAACCGAACTTTACCATGTATCAACACGTTTTGGTTTCATCCATAACGGTCGCATGATTGAAGAGGTTGAGAAAAGTGTGCTTGATCAAAAATTCAACGCAACACTCATCTTGAAAACTGTTAATCCAGGGCTAGCTGCAACGGTTCTGATGGATTTGGGGATTACGACCTATACGGTTGTAAGTGGCAATGAGATTCACATTCATACAACGCTAACAAGCGCTGAACTGAATAAATGCTTTGTCCAGAATGACGTTCCAGTGGATATGTTGGCGGTACG
- a CDS encoding PTS sugar transporter subunit IIB: MKIVLICAGGMSSSILSSRMTQAIIDKGLDASVSAHGVSSVEKHAVGADVVLVGPQIRYMLPIITQKVSPIPVAMIDMRDYGTANAVNVLNQALALIKETYNERL; this comes from the coding sequence ATGAAGATTGTTCTAATATGTGCAGGTGGAATGTCATCAAGCATTCTGTCAAGTCGCATGACACAAGCCATTATTGATAAAGGTTTGGATGCATCAGTCAGTGCCCACGGTGTCTCCAGTGTTGAAAAGCATGCTGTTGGAGCTGACGTTGTGCTTGTGGGTCCGCAAATTCGCTATATGCTTCCAATCATTACGCAAAAGGTTTCACCGATTCCTGTAGCAATGATTGACATGCGCGACTACGGTACAGCAAATGCTGTCAACGTCCTCAACCAAGCACTGGCACTTATAAAGGAGACATATAATGAGAGATTATAA
- a CDS encoding PadR family transcriptional regulator: MRNNREWLRTGSQLMVLSLISEHDRYGYEIIQELQSRSNNVFEMKEGTLYPILHRMENSGYLKSYSQKGDSGKERKYYRITTKGKKQLVEEKATWEQFSQSVMKVVSSPDPHTTQ, encoded by the coding sequence ATGAGAAACAATCGCGAATGGTTACGCACTGGATCGCAATTGATGGTTCTATCACTCATAAGTGAGCATGATCGTTACGGTTATGAGATTATCCAAGAACTTCAATCACGCTCCAACAATGTCTTTGAAATGAAAGAAGGTACTCTCTATCCAATTCTTCACAGAATGGAAAATAGTGGTTATCTTAAGTCATATTCCCAAAAAGGGGATTCAGGCAAGGAACGAAAATACTACCGCATTACCACCAAGGGAAAAAAGCAACTTGTTGAGGAAAAAGCTACCTGGGAACAATTTTCACAGTCTGTCATGAAAGTTGTCAGTTCACCTGACCCACATACCACACAATAA